The Sulfurimonas aquatica genomic sequence AGGTGATGAGACGTACAAGGTAGAACTCTCTGGTATAACAACAGGTGGAGGGTTTGAAGCGGTAAATGTAGATACAACACCAGTAAATACAGTTATCTCTGATAACACGACTCCAGGAACGGAAAGTGATACTGATGTAGTAAAGGTTACACTAAGTGGAGCTGAAACAGTAGCTGAAGGTGCAGATGCAACTTATACTATTACTTTAGATGAGCCTACAGCAACACCTATGCAAGTAGAAGTACAAACAGGACATGTTACAACTGATGATGGTGATTTAGTTCCAACTACTATGATGGTGGATATCCCAGCCAACACTTCAAGTGTTAACTTCACAGTATCTAATAACCAAGATGCCATTGCTGAGGGTAATGAAGATTACACAGTAGCACTCACAGGAGTAACAACAGGTGGAGGGTTTGAGACTACAAATGTAAATACTAATCCAGTAACAACTACTATTACAGACGATGACGTACTCTCAATCAGTATAAATAATGTAACAGTAAATGAAGATGCAGGAACTATGACATTTATAGTCTCTCTTAGTAAAGTTTCAGCTACAGATACTACATTTGATTATGCATCAGCAGACAGTGCAAGCGCATTAGCGGGCAGTGACTATACAGCAGTGACTGGCTCAGGAATTATCACAGCAGGAGCTACAACAACTACAATTACGGTTCCTGTAATAGATGACTATATAGCTGAGAACCCTGAGACATTCTTAATGAACTTAAGTAATGTAACGCCAGGTGTAGTTGTAGCTGATGGACAAGGTGTAGGTACAATCACGGATGAGCCAACTGCAGATGCAGCTGATACTGTTACTCTTAATATTGCGGGAACTACAGATGTAAATGAAGGAGATGGTGCAACATATACAGTCACTACTGATAAAGCGGTAATAACTGATATGAGCGTAGACGTAACGTACTCTTTTACTTCAGCGGAATCTGGAGATATTATTACAAACACAACAACGGTAACTATCCCAGCAGGATCAACTGCAGCACCAACATTTAGTGTTGCAACGGTAGATGACGTATATGCAGAGGGTGATGAAGTTTATAACGTAACTATCTCTAACCCACAAGGCGGTGGCGTTGAGAAAGTAGTGATAGGTACGGCTACAGTGGCAACAACTATCCATGATGACGCAACTCCGGGAACTGAAACAACTACCGATACGGCTTTAGTCTCTATCACAGGCGCGTCTGACGTAAATGAAGGAGACTCTTCAGTTTATACTGTAGCAGTAGACAGCCCAACTACTTCACCATTAAACGTAGATATAACTTACTCTTTCACTTCGGCGCAGAGCGGTGATATAGCAACAAACACCGTGTCCGTTACAATCCCAGCAAACAGCTCATCAGTTGATTTCAGCATAGCAACTATAGATGACGTATATGCTGAAGGGGATGAAGTTTATAACGTAACTATCTCTAACCCAGTAGGCGGCGGATTTGAGAACGTAGCAGTAGATGCAACAGCAGATACCGTAGCAACAACTATCCATGACAATACAACTCCAGGAACTGAGAGTGATGACGAAGTAGTAAACGTAGTGCTAAGTGGAGTAACTACAGTTATCGAAGGCGGATCTGCAACTTATACTATCACGTTAGATGAGCCAACGGCTACAGCTATGGATGTTGAAGTACAGACTGGACACTCTACAACAGATGACGGTGACCTAGTACCAACAACAATGACAGTGACAATTGCAGCAGGAGATAGTTCAGTAAACTTCAATGTTCTAAATACGAATGATAGTATCACAGAAGGTAATGAAGATTACACAGTAACTCTTACAGGAACAACAACTGGTGGAGGGTTTGAGACTACAAACGTAAATACAACGCCAGTAACTACGACAATCATAGATGATGAAGGTAAACCAAGTTTAACTATTAACGACGTAACTGTTGATGAAGATGCAGGCAGTATGACATTTACAGTGACTCTTAGCAATCCAACGACCGAGAATGTAACATTCGATTACGCCTCTGCAGATGATAGTGCATTAGATGGAGCTGACTATACTGCAGTGTCTGGTCTAGGTACTATCACAGCAGGAACTACAACAACAACTATAACAGTGCCAATAACGGATGATTACATCAGTGAAGCAAATGAGACTTTCACTATGAATCTTTCGAATGCAAGTTTAAACGCGGTAATAGCGGATGCACAAGGTATAGGAACAATCACAGATGAAGCAGTTCCAACTAATCCAGAGGATACTTTAACTCTAACTCTAAGTGGAGACGCAAACGTTGAAGAATCAGGAGCAGCTACATATACAGTAACAGCAGATAAAGCACCATCAACTGACTTAACGGTTAGCATCATAACGGGTCATACAACTACGGAAGATGGAGATTATGTAGCACTAAGTACTACGGTAACTATCCCAGCTAATCAAATGTCAGTTGATTTCACGGTACAAACAAATGATGACGCATATGCCGAAGGAGCGGAAGATTACACTGTAACTATGTCTAACCCAATAGGTGGCGGCGTTGAAGCAGTAGCTCTTGGAAATACGGAAGTAACAACGACGATTACTGATGAAGTTTCACCAGCGAGTGAAGATACGGCAACAGTAAGCATTTCAGGCTCAAGTACAGTGGTAGAAGGGAATACAGCTACATATACAGTTTCTGTAGATAAAACGCCAATTACAGATTTAAACGTAGACATAACAACAGGGCATATCACAACTCAAGATGGTGATTATGTAGCAGTTACTAAAACAGTAACAATCGTAGCAGGAACAACTTCAGCGACATTTACAGTAGATACAACAGATGATGCACTCGCTGAGACAACGGAAGATTTCAAAGCTTCTATCACAGGTGTAAATGGTGGAGGGTTTGAGAATACTATAATCGGAGTAGCGAGTGTTACTACGGCTATTACGGATGAGACTAATGATGCTGATAAAGATATTGGAGCTGAACTCTCTATTTCAGGAGCCACTTCGACAAATGAAGGTGAATCAGTAATCTATACAGTAACAGCTACAGCCCCAGTTGTAGAAGCTATGGATGTAGAACTTACAATTACAGAAATTACAACGAATGGAGATATTCAAGCTAAAGTTGTAACGGTAACGATTCCCGTTGGAGAAACTACAGCTACTTATACGGTAGAAAATGTAGATGATACAATTAAAGAAATTCCAGAAGATTATAAAATAGCAATTAGCAATAACTCAAATGGTGGATTTGAAGTAGTAACTTTAGGAATTTCTGAAATTATTACAACTATTAATGATAATGATATCACAGCTTCAATCACACTAGATACTGAAATCACTGCTGATGATGTTATCAACGCAGCTGAATCTGGTCAAAACATTGCAATCACTGGTGTAGTTGGTGGAGATGTTCAAGTTGGAGATACAGTTACACTTGTAATAAATAATGTTACTTCAACTGGTCTAGTGACAGATAATGGAACAAACTTAGTATTTAGTATCGATGTAGCTGGTTCAGACTTAGCAGCAGATGGAGATAGAACAATTGACGCTTCAGTAACAACTACAGATGCAGCTGGAAATACAGCAACTGCAACTGATACTGAAGATTACACAGTAGATACAGCAATCACAGCTTCAATCACACTAGATACTGAAATCACTGCTGATGATGTTATCAACGCAGCTGAATCTGGTCAAAACATTGCAATCACTGGTGTAGTTGGTGGAGATGTTCAAGTTGGAGATACAGTTACACTTGTAATAAATAATGTTACTTCAACTGGTCTAGTGACAGATAATGGAACAAACTTAGTATTTAGTATCGATGTAGCTGGTTCAGACTTAGCAGCAGATGGAGATAGAACAATTGACGCTTCAGTAACAACTACAGATGCAGCTGGAAATACAGCAACTGCAACTGATACTGAAGATTACACAGTAGATACAGCAATCACAGCTTCAATCACACTAGATACTGAAATCACTGCTGATGATGTTATCAACGCAGCTGAATCTGGTCAAAACATTGCAATCACTGGTGTAGTTGGTGGAGATGTTCAAGTTGGAGATACAGTTACACTTGTAATAAATAATGTTACTTCAACTGGTCTAGTGACAGATAATGGAACAAACTTAGTATTTAGTATCGATGTAGCTGGTTCAGACTTAGCAGCAGATGGAGATAGAACAATTGACGCTTCAGTAACAACTACAGATGCAGCTGGAAATACAGCAACTGCAACTGATACTGAAGATTACACAGTAGATACAGCAATCACAGCTTCAATCACACTAGATACTGAAATCACTGCTGATGATGTTATCAACGCAGCTGAATCTGGTCAAAACATTGCAATCACTGGTGTAGTTGGTGGAGATGTTCAAGTTGGAGATACAGTTACACTTGTAATAAATAATGTTACTTCAACTGGTCTAGTGACAGATAATGGAACAAACTTAGTATTTAGTATCGATGTAGCTGGTTCAGACTTAGCAGCAGATGGAGATAGAACAATTGACGCTTCAGTAACAACTACAGATGCAGCTGGAAATACAGCAACTGCAACTGATACTGAAGATTACACAGTAGATACAGCAATCACAGCTTCAATCACACTAGATACTGAAATCACTGCTGATGATGTTATCAACGCAGCTGAATCTGGTCAAAACATTGCAATCACTGGTGTAGTTGGTGGAGATGTTCAAGTTGGAGATACAGTTACACTTGTAATAAATAATGTTACTTCAACTGGTCTAGTGACAGATAATGGAACAAACTTAGTATTTAGTATCGATGTAGCTGGTTCAGACTTAGCAGCAGATGGAGATAGAACAATTGACGCTTCAGTAACAACTACAGATGCAGCTGGAAATACAGCAACTGCAACTGATACTGAAGATTACACAGTAGATACAGCAATCACAGCTTCAATCACACTAGATACTGAAATCACTGCTGATGATGTTATCAACGCAGCTGAATCTGGTCAAAACATTGCAATCACTGGTGTAGTTGGTGGAGATGTTCAAGTTGGAGATACAGTTACACTTGTAATAAATAATGTTACTTCAACTGGTCTAGTGACAGATAATGGAACAAACTTAGTATTTAGTATCGATGTAGCTGGTTCAGACTTAGCAGCAGATGGAGATAGAACAATTGACGCTTCAGTAACAACTACAGATGCAGCTGGAAATACAGCAACTGCAACTGATACTGAAGATTACACAGTAGATACAGCAATCACAGCTTCAATCACACTAGATACTGAAATCACTGCTGATGATGTTATCAACGCAGCTGAATCTGGTCAAAACATTGCAATCACTGGTGTAGTTGGTGGAGATGTTCAAGTTGGAGATACAGTTACACTTGTAATAAATAATGTTACTTCAACTGGTCTAGTGACAGATAATGGAACAAACTTAGTATTTAGTATCGATGTAGCTGGTTCAGACTTAGCAGCAGATGGAGATAGAACAATTGACGCTTCAGTAACAACTACAGATGCAGCTGGAAATACAGCAACTGCAACTGATACTGAAGATTACACAGTAGATACAGCAATCACAGCTTCAATCACACTAGATACTGAAATCACTGCTGATGATGTTATCAACGCAGCTGAATCTGGTCAAAACATTGCAATCACTGGTGTAGTTGGTGGAGATGTTCAAGTTGGAGATACAGTTACACTTGTAATAAATAATGTTACTTCAACTGGTCTAGTGACAGATAATGGAACAAACTTAGTATTTAGTATCGATGTAGCTGGTTCAGACTTAGCAGCAGATGGAGATAGAACAATTGACGCTTCAGTAACAACTACAGATGCAGCTGGAAATACAGCAACTGCAACTGATACTGAAGATTACACAGTAGATACAGCAATCACAGCTTCAATCACACTAGATACTGAAATCACTGCTGATGATGTTATCAACGCAGCTGAATCTGGTCAAAACATTGCAATCACTGGTGTAGTTGGTGGAGATGTTCAAGTTGGAGATACAGTTACACTTGTAATAAATAATGTTACTTCAACTGGTCTAGTGACAGATAATGGAACAAACTTAGTATTTAGTATCGATGTAGCTGGTTCAGACTTAGCAGCAGATGGAGATAGAACAATTGACGCTTCAGTAACAACTACAGATGCAGCTGGAAATACAGCAACTGCAACTGATACTGAAGATTACACAGTAGATACAGCAATCACAGCTTCAATCACACTAGATACTGAAATCACTGCTGATGATGTTATCAACGCAGCTGAATCTGGTCAAAACATTGCAATCACTGGTGTAGTTGGTGGAGATGTTCAAGTTGGAGATACAGTTACACTTGTAATAAATAATGTTACTTCAACTGGTCTAGTGACAGATAATGGAACAAACTTAGTATTTAGTATCGATGTAGCTGGTTCAGACTTAGCAGCAGATGGAGATAGAACAATTGACGCTTCAGTAACAACTACAGATGCAGCTGGAAATACAGCAACTGCAACTGATACTGAAGATTACACAGTAGATACAGCAATCACAGCTTCAATCACACTAGATACTGAAATCACTGCTGATGATGTTATCAACGCAGCTGAATCTGGTCAAAACATTGCAATCACTGGTGTAGTTGGTGGAGATGTTCAAGTTGGAGATACAGTTACACTTGTAATAAATAATGTTACTTCAACTGGTCTAGTGACAGATAATGGAACAAACTTAGTATTTAGTATCGATGTAGCTGGTTCAGACTTAGCAGCAGATGGAGATAGAACAATTGACGCTTCAGTAACAACTACAGATGCAGCTGGAAATACAGCAACTGCAACTGATACTGAAGATTACACAGTAGATACAGCAATCACAGCTTCAATCACACTAGATACTGAAATCACTGCTGATGATGTTATCAACGCAGCTGAATCTGGTCAAAACATTGCAATCACTGGTGTAGTTGGTGGAGATGTTCAAGTTGGAGATACAGTTACACTTGTAATAAATAATGTTACTTCAACTGGTCTAGTGACAGATAATGGAACAAACTTAGTATTTAGTATCGATGTAGCTGGTTCAGACTTAGCAGCAGATGGAGATAGAACAATTGACGCTTCAGTAACAACTACAGATGCAGCTGGAAATACAGCAACTGCAACTGATACTGAAGATTACACAGTAGATACAGCAATCACAGCTTCAATCACACTAGATACTGAAATCACTGCTGATGATGTTATCAACGCAGCTGAATCTGGTCAAAACATTGCAATCACTGGTGTAGTTGGTGGAGATGTTCAAGTTGGAGATACAGTTACACTTGTAATAAATAATGTTACTTCAACTGGTCTAGTGACAGATAATGGAACAAACTTAGTATTTAGTATCGATGTAGCTGGTTCAGACTTAGCAGCAGATGGAGATAGAACAATTGACGCTTCAGTAACAACTACAGATGCAGCTGGAAATACAGCAACTGCAACTGATACTGAAGATTACACAGTAGATACAGCAATCACAGCTTCAATCACACTAGATACTGAAATCACTGCTGATGATGTTATCAACGCAGCTGAATCTGGTCAAAACATTGCAATCACTGGTGTAGTTGGTGGAGATGTTCAAGTTGGAGATACAGTTACACTTGTAATAAATAATGTTACTTCAACTGGTCTAGTGACAGATAATGGAACAAACTTAGTATTTAGTATCGATGTAGCTGGTTCAGACTTAGCAGCAGATGGAGATAGAACAATTGACGCTTCAGTAACAACTACAGATGCAGCTGGAAATACAGCAACTGCAACTGATACTGAAGATTACACAGTAGATACAGCAATCACAGCTTCAATCACACTAGATACTGAAATCACTGCTGATGATGTTATCAACGCAGCTGAATCTGGTCAAAACATTGCAATCACTGGTGTAGTTGGTGGAGATGTTCAAGTTGGAGATACAGTTACACTTGTAATAAATAATGTTACTTCAACTGGTCTAGTGACAGATAATGGAACAAACTTAGTATTTAGTATCGATGTAGCTGGTTCAGACTTAGCAGCAGATGGAGATAGAACAATTGACGCTTCAGTAACAACTACAGATGCAGCTGGAAATACAGCAACTGCAACTGATACTGAAGATTACACAGTAGATACAGCAATCACAGCTTCAATCACACTAGATACTGAAATCACTGCTGATGATGTTATCAACGCAGCTGAATCTGGTCAAAACATTGCAATCACTGGTGTAGTTGGTGGAGATGTTCAAGTTGGAGATACAGTTACACTTGTAATAAATAATGTTACTTCAACTGGTCTAGTGACAGATAATGGAACAAACTTAGTATTTAGTATCGATGTAGCTGGTTCAGACTTAGCAGCAGATGGAGATAGAACAATTGACGCTTCAGTAACAACTACAGATGCAGCTGGAAATACAGCAACTGCAACTGATACTGAAGATTACACAGTAGATACAGCAATCACAGCTTCAATCACACTAGATACTGAAATCACTGCTGATGATGTTATCAACGCAGCTGAATCTGGTCAAAACATTGCAATCACTGGTGTAGTTGGTGGAGATGTTCAAGTTGGAGATACAGTTACACTTGTAATAAATAATGTTACTTCAACTGGTCTAGTGACAGATAATGGAACAAACTTAGTATTTAGTATCGATGTAGCTGGTTCAGACTTAGCAGCAGATGGAGATAGAACAATTGACGCTTCAGTAACAACTACAGATGCAGCTGGAAATACAGCAACTGCAACTGATACTGAAGATTACACAGTAGATACAGCAATCACAGCTTCAATCACACTAGATACTGAAATCACTGCTGATGATGTTATCAACGCAGCTGAATCTGGTCAAAACATTGCAATCACTGGTGTAGTTGGTGGAGATGTTCAAGTTGGAGATACAGTTACACTTGTAATAAATAATGTTACTTCAACTGGTCTAGTGACAGATAATGGAACAAACTTAGTATTTAGTATCGATGTAGCTGGTTCAGACTTAGCAGCAGATGGAGATAGAACAATTGACGCTTCAGTAACAACTACAGATGCAGCTGGAAATACAGCAACTGCAACTGATACTGAAGATTACACAGTAGATACAGCAATCACAGCTTCAATCACACTAGATACTGAAATCACTGCTGATGATGTTATCAACGCAGCTGAATCTGGTCAAAACATTGCAATCACTGGTGTAGTTGGTGGAGATGTTCAAGTTGGAGATACAGTTACACTTGTAATAAATAATGTTACTTCAACTGGTCTAGTGACAGATAATGGAACAAACTTAGTATTTAGTATCGATGTAGCTGGTTCAGACTTAGCAGCAGATGGAGATAGAACAATTGACGCTTCAGTAACAACTACAGATGCAGCTGGAAATACAGCAACTGCAACTGATACTGAAGATTACACAGTAGATACAGCAATCACAGCTTCAATCACACTAGATACTGAAATCACTGCTGATGATGTTATCAACGCAGCTGAATCTGGTCAAAACATTGCAATCACTGGTGTAGTTGGTGGAGATGTTCAAGTTGGAGATACAGTTACACTTGTAATAAATAATGTTACTTCAACTGGTCTAGTGACAGATAATGGAACAAACTTAGTATTTAGTATCGATGTAGCTGGTTCAGACTTAGCAGCAGATGGAGATAGAACAATTGACGCTTCAGTAACAACTACAGATGCAGCTGGAAATACAGCAACTGCAACTGATACTGAAGATTACACAGTAGATACAGCAATCACAGCTTCAATCACACTAGATACTGAAATCACTGCTGATGATGTTATCAACGCAGCTGAATCTGGTCAAAACATTGCAATCACTGGTGTAGTTGGTGGAGATGTTCAAGTTGGAGATACAGTTACACTTGTAATAAATAATGTTACTTCAACTGGTCTAGTGACAGATAATGGAACAAACTTAGTATTTAGTATCGATGTAGCTGGTTCAGACTTAGCAGCAGATGGAGATAGAACAATTGACGCTTCAGTAACAACTACAGATGCAGCTGGAAATACAGCAACTGCAACTGATACTGAAGATTACACAGTAGATACAGCAATCACAGCTTCAATCACACTAGATACTGAAATCACTGCTGATGATGTTATCAACGCAGCTGAATCTGGTCAAAACATTGCAATCACTGGTGTAGTTGGTGGAGATGTTCAAGTTGGAGATACAGTTACACTTGTAATAAATAATGTTACTTCAACTGGTCTAGTGACAGATAATGGAACAAACTTAGTATTTAGTATCGATGTAGCTGGTTCAGACTTAGCAGCAGATGGAGATAGAACAATTGACGCTTCAGTAACAACTACAGATGCAGCTGGAAATACAGCAACTGCAACTGATACTGAAGATTACACAGTAGATACAGCAATCACAGCTTCAATCACACTAGATACTGAAATCACTGCTGATGATGTTATCAACGCAGCTGAATCTGGTCAAAACATTGCAATCACTGGTGTAGTTGGTGGAGATGTTCAAGTTGGAGATACAGTTACACTTGTAATAAATAATGTTACTTCAACTGGTCTAGTGACAGATAATGGAACAAACTTAGTATTTAGTATCGATGTAGCTGGTTCAGACTTAGCAGCAGATGGAGATAGAACAATTGACGCTTCAGTACAACATTGCAATGCACTGGTGTAGTTGGTGGAGATGTTTCAAGTTGGAGATACAGTTACACTTGTAATAAATAATGTTACTTCAACTGGTCTAGTGACAGATAATGGAACAAACTTAGTATTTAGTATCGATGTAGCTGGTTCAGACTTAGCAGCAGATGGAGATAGAACAATTGACGCTTCAGTAACAACTACAGATGCAGCTGGAAATACAGCAACTGCAACTGATACTGAAGATTACACAGTAGATACAGCAATCACAGCTTCAATCACACTAGATACTGAAATCACTGCTGATGATGTTATCAACGCAGCTGAATCTGGTCAAAACATTGCAATCACTGGTGTAGTTGGTGGAGATGTTCAAGTTGGAGATACAGTTACACTTGTAATAAATAATGTTACTTCAACTGGTCTAGTGACAGATAATGGAACAAACTTAGTATTTAGTATCGATGTAGCTGGTTCAGACTTAGCAGCAGATGGAGATAGAACAATTGACGCTTCAGTAACAACTACAGATGCAGCTGGAAATACAGCAACTGCAACTGATACTGAAGATTACACAGTAGATACAGCAATCACAGCTTCAATCACACTAGATACTGAAATCACTGCTGATGATGTTATCAACGCAGCTGAATCTGGTCAAAACATTGCAATCACTGGTGTAGTTGGTGGAGATGTTCAAGTTGGAGATACAGTTACACTTGTAATAAATAATGTTACTTCAACTGGTCTAGTGACAGATAATGGAACAAACTTAGTATTTAGTATCGATGTAGCTGGTTCAGACTTAGCAGCAGATGGAGATAGAACAATTGACGCTTCAGTAACAACTACAGATGCAGCTGGAAATACAGCAACTGCAACTGATACTGAAGATTACACAGTAGATACAGCAATCACAGCTTCAATCACACTAGATACTGAAAATCACTGCTGATGATGTTATCAACGCAGCTGAATCTGGTCAAAACATTGCAATCACTGGTGTAGTTGGTGGAGATGTTCAAGTTGGAGATACAGTTACACTTGTAATAAATAATGTTACTTCAACTGGTCTAGTGACAGATAATGGAACAAACTTAGTATTTAGTATCGATGTAGCTGGTTCAGACTTAGCAGCAGATGGAGATAGAACAATTGACGCTTCAGTAACAACTACAGATGCAGCTGAAATACAGCAACTGCAACTGATACTGAAATACACAGTAGATACAGCAATCACAGCTCAATACAAGATACTAAATCACTGCTGATGATTATCAACGCAGCTGAATCTGTCAAAACATTGCAATCACTGGTGTAGTTGGTGGAGATGTTCAAGTTGGAGATACAGTTACACTTGTAATAAATAATGTTACTTCAACTGGTCTAGTGACAGATAATGGAACAAACTTAGTATTTAGTATCGATGTAGCTGGTTCAGACTTAGCAGCAGATGGAGATAGAACAATTGACGCTTCAGTAACAACTACAGATGCAGCTGGAAATACAGCAACTGCAACTGATACTGAAGATTACACAGTAGATACAGCAATCACAGCTTCAATCACACTAGATACTGAAATCACTGCTGATGATGTTATCAACGCAGCTGAATCTGGTCAAAACATTGCAATCACTGGTGTAGTTGGTGGAGATGTTCAAGTTGGAGATACAGTTACACTTGTAATAAATAATGTTACTTCAACTGGTCTAGTGACAGATAATGGAACAAACTTAGTATTTAGTATCGATGTAGCTGGTTCAGACTTAGCAGCAGATGGAGATAGAACAATTGACGCTTCAGTAACAACTACAGATGCAGCTGGAAATACAGCAACTGCAACTGATACTGAAGATTACACAGTAGATACAGCAATCACAGCTTCAATCACACTAGATACTGAAATCACTGCTGATGATGTTATCAACGCAGCTGAATCTGGTCAAAACATTGCAATCACTGGTGTAGTTGGTGGAGATGTTCAAGTTGGAGATACAGTTACACTTGTAATAAATAATGTTACTTCAACT encodes the following:
- a CDS encoding Ig-like domain-containing protein — encoded protein: MFQVGDTVTLVINNVTSTGLVTDNGTNLVFSIDVAGSDLAADGDRTIDASVTTTDAAGNTATATDTEDYTVDTAITASITLDTEITADDVINAAESGQNIAITGVVGGDVQVGDTVTLVINNVTSTGLVTDNGTNLVFSIDVAGSDLAADGDRTIDASVTTTDAAGNTATATDTEDYTVDTAITASITLDTEITADDVINAAESGQNIAITGVVGGDVQVGDTVTLVINNVTSTGLVTDNGTNLVFSIDVAGSDLAADGDRTIDASVTTTDAAGNTATATDTEDYTVDTAITASITLDTENHC